The region TGGGAGGTATGGACCACACTGCTTGCTATTATGTTTATTAtggaataataatgataataataataacaataataaattcaACTCTTTTTGCTTCAAAATCTCATTACCAAAATGACCATTAACAAGTTTTACCTGATAAGCTGcaagcagttctttttttttctttttcagctcTAACATTCTATTCCTTGTATGAAGAGAAGCTTCCTCATATATGCTCCACCTACAGTAACTTGCAACATGAGGGTATTTAATACATGCTTGTAAAATGATGGAGAAGATGAGATGATACACATTTCTGATCTGGAACATCAGTCGCTTACAAAAATTGGTTAAAATGTGTTGTTTAATAATCTgtctagatttttttattttcatagaataataagaaaatatttattcatttcagaagtCTTTATTCCTCTTAAAAGTCAcactattgtttatttttaacagagTTTAATTTGATAAATGTATCACCATATCTTCCTACTCACTTATGCTTTATCTCCACAGCCAATCACGTGTTCAAATGACCAAGAGGTTCACGGCTCTGCATGCTGGCGCCCACTTTCACGTGACATAACCTGTGATATCTCTTCCAACTCAACTGGGGTCTGCGTGGGCCCAGGAGTCCTTGGACATTCAGGATACCCACAAACAGAATCATCCCATACCCAGGTAGTGTTGTATGTGTTGCAGCTTTTACCCAGGTTGGGATGTGCTCTATACAGGGAtgtatttgttcttttctttcccagGAAAAGTATTCAATCATTTAATTCACACACATTCATGGTAAGCCTTTGCTGTATTAGCTGTTAAAGTTATAAGTCATTGCGAGGCAGATCATAAGAAGGAAAATACTTTGTAGTCTCTGTTTTCAAAGGGCCAAAGTCCTAGTTGGGGACTGAGGTATTCACATATATAGAGAACATATGTGAAATTCAAAGGACTAAATATAAAGTACAAATGcggggttggggaggggcagaggagcgCATATGTTGGCAATGTGCAGCTTAATTCTCTAATTAGACTCTGGTGGGAGATTGGGTCATAGTTAAAGCCTCAAGGGTCCTACTCTATTGGTGAGCACTCACTTTTCTTACATTGTTCCAGCTTCTGAAGAATGTTGGTGGCACtttctttttgtctcttgttTCTGACCTCTGGTGCGTATGACCTTGATATAGAAACCTGGCTCTGTTCTGCAGGTTTTTTTCCACTGGCTTTGGAGACTGGACTCAGCTCCCCTTCGTTTGTGACCCTATTGGTCGGCTGAATGAACTTTACCTCAGGACTGTACCTCTCAATCTTTAGCCCTAGTCTTGACCTTGACTATACATTGCTTATTCTGCTTGGAAGTTTGGCTGGGTTCCCCTGACTCTAGAATTCCTACCCTCTGTTGCTTAATCTTGCTGTAGATGGTCAGTAGAAAGAGTCTGAGTCTTGTTTTTTGATTCTGGATTAAAATTATAATCTGCTTATACTGTTGCTGGGGCAATAGAAAAGAATGAATGAGCTCCCCAGGGCAGAGTTAGGAAATCTTTCTTCTCGTTTGTGGAGATAAAGAAATCCATAGCATCGTAGAATTGACAGACATGAGGTAACATCTGATCTGGTAGTTCTTAACCCTTGCTGCATATTAGAATTAGGGGTTGTTTATGAAGTACCAATGGctgagccccaccccagaccaattAAGTCAGAAACTTTGGGGGTGGGGTCCGtgcatcaatattttttaaatgcaaccaGTGACGAGAATAACTGACCTAGTCCCATTCTAACATCTTTAAAAATCAGGGACCATATGGCTTATGAAATCGAAGAGATTTGCCAGAATTCACCTAACTTGTGATGAAATGACTAAAACAGGAGAATTTAGGTATCCTGTTCTCTGGTTACATTCACTTTATTTTAAGAAGCCGctctttttcagtttcttttaaagGAAGGATTAGACTCCATTAAAGTGCCTTTGGTCAAggtaaagaaagtattttttctaGGGCTAACTTGAACTTAGTGGTCCTCATTGCCCTGGCCTTGGTGACCCATGCCTTCATTGTACTCCTGCTGCCTTGGGCTGCCACTCTTTGCACGAAACCCAAGAAATGCTGGGGCCCATATTTTGTAACACTTAATGTCTACTCTAGTCTGTCTATAAGGCATGAGTGTTATATTCCACTTCTTGAAGGTTATACTCTCATCCAGGTAACAATATATAATAAGCACTTTAGACAATTGAAAATTTACATACCTGACACTATGCCAGGCACTTTATAAacacttatttttatcttatatttcTTATTAGCTAGGCATCGTTATCATTATAAGGAAACTGATGCTTAGAAAGATAAAATTGCCAAATActacacagctaataagtggcagaaccaAAATTCAACCCCTAAATTTTCTTGATTCCAAAGCTCTTGATCTTAATCCATATGCTACTCTGCAtccaaaataaaagtatttttgaaaacTAGTGAGATAGATATTTTTAGCCCTATATTTTAAGATAAGAAgatttgaggctcagagaagataAGAAATTGTATAAGATGTCATAACTGAAATTTTAACACATCTCTCCAATTAAAAAGATTGCTCTCTTCCACTTTGCTTTGTTGACTAAGActattaacaataaatatttgcaaaaacacTGTAGAATTAATGAAGCAttcatttttgttaattcttaAGGTAATCCTAGAAGTCACAAGCAATTTTATCACCAATTCATAAATGAAAAAGTAgggactcagagaagttaaacaaTTTGCATAGGCAGAATGTAGATTTCAATACAGTGTTTCTAATCTCAAatctcagtgttttttttttcttttttcttttaaaccataCTAGTAAATAACTTCATCTGTGATCAGGATTAGTGAGAAGTTAAGTAGGGTTAAAATGCAGATCACTGGAATGCTTCTATGGggctctttccttttttaaaaaaagttttatttatttatttcagagatgaaggggaagagggagaaacagaaacatcaatgatgagaaagaatcattgatcaggtgcctcctgcacgcctcacactagggatcgagcctgcaacccaggcatttgccctgatctggaatcataagttcacgctcaaccactgagccacgcccaggCGAGGGTGCTCTTTCCTTTGTGCACTTGCAGTCAGTAAGCCTGGGAAGGAGCCAGTGCACTCAGGTGGGTTCTCTAGGTCCCTCTGGTCATATTATGTCCTGAGCAGCTACCTCCATGCCAGATGATGGGAAGTTATAAAGGGCTATTATTAGGATTTGATTCATCAACAGGCTATGAAtactattactttaaaaattagtaatatgCCAAgaacaattatgaaaaaaaaaaaaccctcatagtgTATCATTCCTCTCCTGATAACACAATCATTGATCAATACTCAGGCATTGTTGCAAAAATAGGCGCCTGAGGAGATCATGCTGCCTCTGGGTGGTGAAGTCAACAATAGTAGGCGATATGCAGCAGATAAAGTTACTGGGCTTAGTAATAGATTGGGAAGTTTCAAGGATGAACTCTCAGTTCCAGCTTTGGGAACTGAATGTAATAGATGGTGATGCCATTTAATAAAATGTGGGAGCTGGCCAGGGTTCACTGGGAAGATCATGACTTTGAGTTTGGATACAGTGACTTTGAGGTACCTTTGAGATCCGAGATGTGATGTCATGCAAGCATTTGAAGGttggagaggagagctgggctggACATAAACTTGAAAGTCACTCTGAAATAAGTGgtaattaaaataatagttatgaatgagaaagatgagaaagaaagctCAGTAACCAAATCTTGCCCACCACTATTTTGTAAATCTAGTGTTATTGGGATACAGTCATGCCTACTTGTTTTCTTCCTGTCATGATAGTGGCAGACTGGAGTAGTGGCGGCAGAAACTGTATGGCTCACAAAGTTGAATATagttactatctggccctttaccgATAAAGTTTGTTGATCCCAGGAATGTCAACAATACAGCCCCAAAGTGGATAGTGAGCCTTCAAAAGAAACCAAGAagattctagggcagtggttctcaaccttctggccctttaaatacaattcctcatgaaattattttcgttgctacttcataactgtaatgttgctactgttttgaatcgtaatgtaaatatctgatatgcaggatggtcttaggcgacccctgtgaaagggtcgttcgaccgccaaaggggtcgcgacccacaggttgagaaccgctgttctaggggtTTAGTAGGAAATCAATGAGAATGGAATATCACAGAAGCAAAGGAAAGAGATTATTcaataaagagaaagaggaatggcCTCCAGTGGCAAATGCTACTGAGGGCTTAAGTAAGAGAAGAGCTAAACTAGGTTACTTCTATTTTAATGAATGGATGTCCCTGATGACTTTATTAAGAGGTATTTCATGGCATGACAGAAGCAGGAGCCAGACTGATTTGGATTGAAGAGTGTGCAGACGGAGACATTGCATTAGACAACTGTCAGGAAATTTCATTTTCCAAAGAAAGAGGATTTGGAATCAAATGAtgcatattttgtttgtttaagatgGGGAGAGATTTGAGTGTgtttaaatcttaaaaagaagAATCCAGTGAAGAGGAAAGTGGTGAAGTATTCAGTGCAATAGAAAGGGgaaatcaaaggaaaagaaagtgcaGAGGGGATGGGACGGAAGGACAGATGGGCAGATCCGTCTCAGGCAGAAGGAGGGTTGCTCCTCTTGTGTAAACCAGGGAAGAAAGAGAGGTGGAGCCAGGCATGTTTCGGTTTTCAGGTTTGGGACCTAGAGGGGGTTTGAAAGACTTTCAGTTTGAGGCGCTGGataggtagttcagttggttagagcattgtcccagcatgttaaggttgtgggtttgacctcCGGTCAGTGCACATGACAAGGAGCAatcaatgaattcataaataagtataacaacaaattgatgtttctctctctgtttcccttcctctttctaaaattaatcaattaaaaaaagttttcatttgatGGTTTCAAGTTTCCTAGTGAAGCAGGAAGGATGTGAAGTCATTTGATGATGAGAATGGGAAGGGACAATGTTGATAACCAGAACAGTGAGCTGAGGTGTTTCCCTGGGGTCGTGTTTTGTGACACCAAAGAATGAGCTCcatggaccagaagatttaagccaAAGTGTGGAAAAtgtattacaagcagattcagactcccctcACGGGGGTGGGGAGCAATAATGGGCTGCCCTCCTCACGCCTTGTAGTCCAGgagtatatatttgctacaagcctgctctatgtctATCTCTGTTAATTCCctcaattgttcttgcccagcaatggacctgaactttctctgtttctgtgtGCCAGTTCACTTTACTGttgcaggccctcccttggtttcccatgcctcccTCTTTCAgtccaaaaacattttattatttctgcttggctGGGTTCTGTGattaggctgctcaaactgccatgtctgcccctgcctatgttccacctgctttgttttccactggacccctgccctatctGCCTGCATTTCAAGTGAACCCTCTCAATGTGTGTGTGAAGGCTGGTGGGTGGAGGTTACAAGTttgaggagaaagaagaagattGAGAAATATAATCGGAGAATTATAATAGGATGGCAGAGAAGTATGGAAATTCCACTCAAGAATGGTGATCACACATTTATCCTGACTCTGCTCAGCCCAGGGGCTTGACTTTCCCCAACAGTGTGGCTGCTCACAGTGGGCAGGTGCAGAGAAAGCAGAATGCCACGTGCTTGCCAGCTGGAAGGAATGAAAAGAAGAAACTGTGGGAGGTTTGGGCGAATTAGTGTTATTGAAATCATGGAACATAGAACAAAAGGTGGACAAGGAGGGATATGAGTGAAGCAAGAGCTGCTGGgctgaagattttaaaaaaaatctttattgttgaaggtattacatatgtcccctttgaTCTCCCATTGACCTCTATAGCCCACCCCGCCATTcaccccttgccccaggcctccaccactgtattgtctgtgtcaaagggttatgcatatgtgcatacaaatcctttggttaatctcttcctgcccaccctgggctgaagattttaataaaagtaaagaaaggcTATTATACTAATAATTGAACTAACAAGATGGAAGGAGAGGAGATGGTGGTTAGAAAACTGGATTCTTAAGGAAGTGATTTGGAAGTGGAGCAGTTGGGGTAATGACAATGTCCAGTGGAGGATCAGGTGTATGACAGAGAATTTATTAAAATGCCATTCTGCTTACATGAAAAGATGAAGAACCCCCTACCCATCATTGGAAAATAGAATAAGAGAAGATGAGATATTGGCAGATCTTGATTTCTTCCAAAGTTAGAGATTGCATGCAATTAATTCCACCTGGATTAAAACTTGGATTTTAAGCCTAAATATCTGCAGAGATTATAGGGATTCAAATGATGTTAATGCACTAAGTTGTACACAAAACAAAAGGGATGATAAATCGAAagactttttgtttttcattactaatatttttattgacactCTTAGGTGAAAAGAAATTGCTGCTGTAATTGGACTCTGTGGAACATCTTTTTGGCTTGTCTCTTAGCCTGTGTGATAACAACAGCAATTGGAGTACTCATAATATGCCTGGTGAATAACAGAGGAAATGACAACTCTTCCATTGTTATCAAGATATCCCCAGACGATGGGGAGCCTGTAACTGCTATTCATGGAAAAACCTCTGCTGCTCCTCAACCTACAGTGACCACCACGTCGTCAACTGAACCTACAACTGTAGCCACTTCGAAAGACTCTACAACCATTCCAACGTCTACTGAAACTACAGCCACAATAGCCGCAACCACCACTTCAACTGCACCTACAACCTCCGCACGTTCAACTGAACTTACTGTCACAACAGCCATCACTACTACTCCAAATAAAACCAGAGATGCCCTCAGTTAAGTGGAATCTACAACAGTTGCAATTGTaacataaaactttttaaatatatatttttttattgatttcagagaggaagggagagggagagagagatagaaacatcaataatgagagggaatcattgatcagctgcctcctgcatgccccctactggggattgagtccgcaaaccaggtatgtgcccttgaccggaattgaatctgggacccttcagtctgcaggctgacactctatccactgagccaaaccagctagggctgtaacataaaattttgaaaaaacttTATCTCAGTGGACAACTAAAACAATCACCACTTCCACCATCTCTTTTAATGTACAACTATATTTACTTCAGTTGAATCTACAACCACTACCACATCCATTCAATCTACAACGACTGTAATTTCTACTTAGCCTACAATAACAGTAGTCATCAGTCTCCTTCTTCAACCTGTAACATACAACTACAAATGCCATATCATCACTTTACCTAATAGAACTACCATCAGgcatcaaaatgttctcttctGTGGCGAGTTAACCTTTAGTTATCTCTAAAGATTAACCTACAACTATCTTTTTCTACTAGCTCTTCCCTCAAACTGTAGCTACCTCTTCTGCAATAGCTGAGTCAATATTTACTGCTATTTATATTCTTTCAGTGGCTACCATGTTGCCACTTGAAGACATCCTGGTAGCTACATTATTCACAAGAATTTAGACAGTGAATAATGGAATAATTACTTCAATCTTCACTAAATCAACACTGAGGACTTCTAAATGtattaaaactgtttttaaagaACTGAACATAGATTCTTTAAGCTATAAAGAATCTTCTGATGGTGCTGTCATTCAAAATAACATAATTTCATATAGAAAAAGTAACCCAATttgtttatttaagaaatattaaagaagttttataaaaaaaacctTATGATAAAATTAGCCGTTTAGATtgtaatatgtattattttcagtTCAGAATGTTGCATTCCTCTGTACACAAATTAAATGcataataaacagaaattttGAATAGGTACGATTTAAACAAATTTATGTAGAGGAAATTCTAGAATTTATTATAATTCTTTCTTTTATGGTAAAGTTATATTTCTTCAATGTCTCCTTAGATTGCAAATACCTTTTAAACAATCATATTCTATTTACATTAATATTGAAAGTATATgtgaatctctttttaaaaaatacataattttctgCAATCTTGTAGGTCAAtcaactaaacaaaataaaagacatctCTTCAGTTTTAGCTATGTACTACAGACAGAAGACACAGCCCCACCAGTGTGGCtaagcatcaacttatgaaccaggaggtcacagtttgattcccggttggggcacatgcctgcgttgcaggctcgatcctcagtagggggcatgtaggaggcagctgatcaatgattctctctcatcattgatgtttctatctctctctcattctcccttcctctccgaaatcaataaaaattcatgttttaaaagagacagaaaaaaatagcaaCACAAACCAAGCAGTTAATTAATTTAGACTTAATTTTTGAATTCTTAATAATTCCAGCAGATTTAAATTACAATTAATGATATCCCAGATTTACCAAACCAGAATCTTTAGATTGGAACTAataatctataatttttaaaacttcatagaTGCTTGTACTGTCCAGGCaggtttgagaatcactgattcaACAATCATAGTCTAAAAATGATAATATAGTGATATAAgttctaattaaaaatatttaaaatcagaatCTCGTTCTAGGTAtgcaagaaaaagaattacaaacCAACCATGTACAAAATAAATCTACTTAACTAAGTACATATATGATCAAGGCAGGAATGTTtcatcaaataataaaatatttccaagaaaaactttaaaattaaagcttctgcacaaattttaaatcatttaaaatctcTGAAAGTTGAACCTAAAAGGCTACTCATTGTTAATTTTAACTAGCTGAGTTATTTTAATCATATGTATTTAGAAGTGGTGACATTTTAGTACATACGTTGTTAATTTAGATTTCTTGTAATGCAAATTGACCTTCACTTCCCTCCTTGCTGTTTTGGTTAGGAATATTTTATGAGATGTTTAAAACATCACTGATTAGACCATTAAATTTCTGATTTTGAGTTATCATTTTCCAATTCTTTCAGAGATCTATTAATCATCAGAATGATAAATGATCTGAAGTTTACTCATacttgtaaataaatacatatacagCTTATTTTATAAAGATTAAGATTTCCTCAGCCTGTAACAAAAatggtctttaaaaatatacattgaaCAAATGAGTAAATGGTAGCTGATTTGTATTATGTAAGATCCATGACAATAGACCTTCTGTATTACCTATTATTGTATccacctggcatatagtagacctcaataaaattttatttcaaatgtttatatttgaaagataatttttaaggCATGATTCTGCAAGAAAAGAACATTTAACTCTTAAATGTTAGTATTAATAAAACACTTTAGCCAATTTTTGTTTAAGTTGAATCATttcaattcttttaattttttataagacTTATTTTCCACCCTTTAGTAATGTACTTGATTATTTTCTGAATGCTCACAGTTTCCATAAATCTGGAGTTCATAAATTCTCTTAGTTCCTAGTGAAGACTTCAGGTCG is a window of Myotis daubentonii chromosome 8, mMyoDau2.1, whole genome shotgun sequence DNA encoding:
- the DYNAP gene encoding dynactin-associated protein, which codes for MDRKHGKYVVNVEQSENQLPITCSNDQEVHGSACWRPLSRDITCDISSNSTGVCVGPGVLGHSGYPQTESSHTQVKRNCCCNWTLWNIFLACLLACVITTAIGVLIICLVNNRGNDNSSIVIKISPDDGEPVTAIHGKTSAAPQPTVTTTSSTEPTTVATSKDSTTIPTSTETTATIAATTTSTAPTTSARSTELTVTTAITTTPNKTRDALS